The Cicer arietinum cultivar CDC Frontier isolate Library 1 chromosome 1, Cicar.CDCFrontier_v2.0, whole genome shotgun sequence genome contains the following window.
caaataaaaaataataattacaaggACATAAATAGAAAAATCGCTAACTAAAAGTGACCAAAAATTTGTTTAAgcttaaataaaatcaatattaattacCTTTTCCAatcctataaattttttaatttctttagaaTGTTATCACTTGTCATTTAAATAATGTTAAACTTGATAAGATATTTAGAAACTATTACCAACaaatagtaaatttaaaaattcaggttttaaaatcttcaaaatagaaatttaatattatttttggtatatttgtAATCAATGTACCATAAAATTCAGAAATACTAATAtcctattttgtcaaaataataataactatgtTCGatccaaaattttataaaaaagcctCTAATgttttcatcattttattttatttttgtccccAATTACATAGTTATCTTAAAATACACTTATACCCCCTAATTTTGAACAAGTAGTCACTTTCTTTTACTCACTTAAAAAACTtcatcaaacattttttttacactTACATCTATTTCTGTCTTTACTATAAACACAATTAGAATTTTCACGTTTATTTATAGACCGACAACCATACATCTAgtatttgtaattttgaaagatatcattatgtttttaattagtGGTACAACTAGAATGTATATTCTAGTGTATTTTTGATATATGACAGATAAAGATGTAATTGTGACGGAAACAAATGCTATACGCAATTTTTTTAGTGAGTACAAAAGAGGTAAGTGCATTTTAAAAACTAGAGGGGATTTGAGTGTCATTTAATGAGAGGGAGCTAATTTTCATAGACATCAATGTTAACATATCAATAATATATGTTATActctttaaatattaatatatatcttGCGTCCTTCTcacaaaaatcaataaaaaaaaaacatgaattaaTAAGGATCAAacatatatgttttaatttcatttttgtctCGGTAAGttaatgtgtgtgtgtgttttttttccGTCTATTCTTTATTTGTAAACTCAGCTGTTTTTAAACGTCACTAACATCGGgagtgattttaaaataaaatggaatttatttggttgaatttgaaaaaaataattataaaggcaaaaaaatagaaaaaaaacactaatttaatattacttTTGGTATATTTCTAGTCAATGTACCATAAAATTCAGAAATACAAGTGtcctattttgtcaaaataataattgtgttcaaatcaaaattttataaaaagccTCTATGatgttatcattattttattttacttttgttcCCAATCACATAGAGAGAGTGAGAGAGATGGAAGTACCATGGGCAATAATTGTGAGCATTATTCTTTTGATAATACTTGTATGGGCATGGAAGGCGTTTAATTGGTTATGGCTAAAACCAAAGAAGCTAGAAAGGATTCTAAGAGAACAAGGCCTTAAAGGGACTTCATATAGGCTTTTATATGGGGACACAAATGATGTCATTAAGATGCAAACAGAAGCAGCATTCAAATCTATAAATCTCTCTGACGATTTAGTGTCTCATGTGTTTCCCTATGACCATCAAACTGTTACAAAATACGGTACACTTATCTTTGTTCGatatcattttaagtattttatttgtattttctcTACTCCAAATTATAAGTGATTTTGAAACAGAAATCattcatattataaatattttaaaatatcaataaaatattaattttagaataaaccgtcaatttaaaatttaaaattaaattctctCATCAATTTAGTTTCAGactctaaattattaaaacCAACTTAATTGAAGAGAAAGTATTCATTtagttttcttttccttttcacAGATTTTACTACTAATTACACGCATATTTTTCCTattgtacattttttttttctttctacattaatgaaagatttagtaaaaaaacattaatgaaggataattttataaaataactaataatttCTCTTTTGTACCTAAAATTAACACTATTATCCtgttttttgtaaataattgtCAAAATGACTTATACAAATgaagtaataattttttgtctttttatattataattgacGTATATTCTTtagaataaaatgtaaataaaatcaGCTCATATTTCCAAGAATgaactataaataaaaatcaacaatttttctactatttaaaaataatatctccAAACTACCcctaatttaatttaactttttatattttccgttatacaatttatattttacaaagTGTTTAGTTAATTAAGAGATTATAGCTTTTTTGcttaacttatttaattatattatcttCCATTTACGTTTAATTCTTataagatttttattttcatataaaataaaagattattatataattaatataaatgtatGCAGGAAATAATCCTTTTATATGGTTTGGACCAAAACCAAGGGTGATCCTCACAGATTCTGAGCTAGTTAAAGAAGTTTTTATGAAGTCAAATTCCTTCCAAAAGcttccacaaaatccactttTAAGGATGCTAATCAATGGTCTTGTATCCTACGATAGTGAAAAGTGGAGCAAGCACAGGAAGATAATCAATCCTGCATTCCATTTAGAAAAATTGAAGGTTAGTTTGCCCTTTATACTAGTTATAGATTATGTGTTTTTATTCTTGTTAAGGAATACTTAATATTTCCCAtattgatcaattttattaacaaaaatattgtttGAGGTTAATCTGTATAAATTATCAtcgttaaatatttttaatattatataaaaatcaaattcacttttatatatgattttagaAGTTGTTTatataaaagtcaaatatttttattgatttgatagttataattaaccgaaagtgaaaaaaaaaagttattaccTTTGTCCTTATATATAAGATTCAATAAatcacataaattaataaaataaaataataaagctgattgtaatattaaatttgttggtaattttcattattttattaatttatctctgaaggagataatttatttataatttgtggTAGTATTTGTTATAGATTATAAAAAAGATGTATCATAATTAAGAGTAagttagtaaaataataattaatgcagTTGAAAAAGTAAATAGATCGAGTCTTACAaaaagagacaaaaaaaaaaaaaaaatcttaacaGATCCTATATTAAGGGACATAAATAGTTTAATGatagtgtatataaattatagaTATAATTGCTCATGCGGTCCATTAACTAAATTTTAGATAACactttattcatttaatttttttcttttcaattttgtcatttatttaattttcactaaacaatttgatcttttatgttttaaaatgtaacaatgttatcatgtttttacaaaaaattatcaaataaaactcataaaaataattatcaacttcaatataatacaaatttcatcaaatttataactcatatattcaaataaactcatattttcattttttttatatttttaaatgtttgtaataaaattaaataaatgactaaatcgggagaaaaaaaaaaaaataaagaactaaaatactatatgaaattaagttaaaatacGCAATTGTGCCTAAAttatatctaaaatattttgtacGGCAAACTTGTGTTTATTTATCGTGCTCCATCATACACTAccataaaatagaaataaattgGGAAAGTTTGTTtgattcaaataattttaactgTTCATTATCTCCATCTTTATGACTCAGCTGATGTTACCAACATTCTTACAATGTTGTGACGATCTAGTTAGCAATTGGGAAGGAGAACTGTCGTCATCAAATGGAACATGTGAAGTAGACGTGTGGCCTTCGGTGCAAAAATTATCTAGTGATGTTATTGCTCGAACAGCTTTTGGAAGTACTTACGAAGaaggaataaaaatatttgaacttCTAAAGGAGCAAATGGATCTCACAGCGGAAATGTTCATTACAATTTATATTCCTGGTTGGAGGTAAGACTAGTTCGTAACTTGTTGTTGGAGTTtatatctaaaatattaattttgtgaatacatatataataactagttataattataaattaattttgtaggtTTCTACCAACTGCAAAAAATAGGAGGGTGAAAGAAATTTATAGGGATTTAAAAGCTTTACTTACTAAAGTAATTAATAATAGAGAGAAAGCTCTAAAGGCGGGCGAAAGCCCTAAGAATGATCTATTAGGTATTCTTCTTGAGTCAAATAGAAAGGAAATTGAAGACAAAGGAATGAATCTTGAAGATGTAATCAAGGAGTGCAAGGGATTCTATCTTGCAGGGCAAGAGACGACTTCAGTTTCACTTATTTGGGCATTGATATTATTGAGTAAGAACCTCGATTGGCAAGAACGTGCAAGGGAGGAAGTGTTACAAGTCTTTGGCAATAGAAAACCAGATTTTGAGGGTTTAAATCAACTTAAGATtgtaagtatatatataatgttcTTCTCTTGATATATTGAACATTAAGACTTGATACTTAATTACTATTTTCACAAATCTTGTTATGACAGGTGACCATGATTATGTACGAGGTTCTTAGATTATACACACCAATATTTGCACTTCCTAGAGAA
Protein-coding sequences here:
- the LOC101510310 gene encoding cytochrome P450 72A68-like, which produces MTDKDVIVTETNAIRNFFSEYKRERVREMEVPWAIIVSIILLIILVWAWKAFNWLWLKPKKLERILREQGLKGTSYRLLYGDTNDVIKMQTEAAFKSINLSDDLVSHVFPYDHQTVTKYGNNPFIWFGPKPRVILTDSELVKEVFMKSNSFQKLPQNPLLRMLINGLVSYDSEKWSKHRKIINPAFHLEKLKLMLPTFLQCCDDLVSNWEGELSSSNGTCEVDVWPSVQKLSSDVIARTAFGSTYEEGIKIFELLKEQMDLTAEMFITIYIPGWRFLPTAKNRRVKEIYRDLKALLTKVINNREKALKAGESPKNDLLGILLESNRKEIEDKGMNLEDVIKECKGFYLAGQETTSVSLIWALILLSKNLDWQERAREEVLQVFGNRKPDFEGLNQLKIVTMIMYEVLRLYTPIFALPREVYQDVKIGNLTIPAGAQIILPIIMIHYDQKLWGDDVKEFNPGRFSEGILKATNGKAAYFPFGMGPRICIGQNYSLIEAKLALAMILQRFSFELSPAYTHSPAPKITLYPQHGAHLILHKINP